From the Bacillus tuaregi genome, one window contains:
- a CDS encoding nickel-dependent hydrogenase large subunit, with translation MRKRIVINPLTRISGFMEIDVMIDQNQVMDVQTKGNLFRGFEQMLVGRSPFDAVYFTQRICGICSAAHSVASSLALEDALNIEPLEQGKYLRDIIHCCEFLQNHIRHFYQYTVPDFVKIEQNTLFQTDHDDYRLPKNVNDRISQHYFDSLRYSRLAHEMLAVLGGKAPHNHGVFIGGITTQATAEKVVHIDSILGKISSFIDEKMIPDVYDIARYYEDYFRMGGGYGNLLTYGAFNHYKELGTLYADPLVSTMETVEAFNESKIQEKIDYSYFIQKTNSDQPNEQVTEPDMEKEKAYSWVKAPRYNGLPFEVGPLARLVLSGEYSNGISAMDRTIARALETKKIAEIMKILLQQILPGVNMQKIYELPETASGRGLVDTTRGALGHWLKIQDKKISFYQIITPSTWDFSTRDDHGFRGTAEEALVGTHIQNPDKPAEIGRILRSFDPCMSCATHVYSPGKQVKTIKVY, from the coding sequence ATGAGGAAGAGAATCGTCATTAATCCGTTGACACGAATTAGTGGTTTTATGGAAATTGATGTCATGATTGACCAGAATCAAGTCATGGATGTGCAAACAAAAGGAAATTTATTTCGCGGCTTTGAGCAAATGTTAGTAGGGAGAAGCCCGTTCGATGCCGTTTATTTCACTCAGCGAATATGCGGCATTTGCTCTGCCGCCCACTCCGTGGCGTCATCCTTAGCTTTAGAAGATGCATTAAATATTGAACCATTAGAACAAGGAAAGTATTTACGCGATATCATCCATTGCTGTGAGTTTCTCCAAAATCATATCCGCCATTTTTATCAATATACAGTTCCCGACTTTGTAAAAATTGAACAAAACACTCTTTTCCAGACTGATCATGACGATTATCGATTACCTAAAAACGTGAATGATCGGATATCACAGCATTACTTTGATTCTCTCAGGTACAGTCGACTGGCACATGAGATGTTAGCCGTTTTAGGTGGAAAAGCACCCCATAATCATGGAGTTTTTATTGGAGGAATCACCACACAGGCGACAGCCGAGAAAGTCGTACATATCGATTCTATTTTGGGGAAAATCTCCAGTTTTATCGATGAAAAAATGATACCTGATGTATATGACATTGCGCGCTACTATGAAGACTATTTTCGTATGGGCGGAGGATATGGGAATCTATTAACCTATGGTGCTTTTAACCATTATAAGGAGTTAGGCACCCTATATGCGGATCCTCTTGTCTCCACAATGGAAACAGTTGAAGCATTTAATGAAAGTAAAATTCAAGAAAAAATAGATTACTCCTATTTCATACAAAAAACGAACAGCGACCAACCAAATGAACAAGTAACAGAGCCGGATATGGAAAAAGAAAAAGCCTATTCCTGGGTGAAGGCACCAAGATACAACGGTCTCCCCTTTGAAGTCGGACCGCTGGCAAGATTAGTATTAAGTGGAGAGTACAGTAATGGAATCTCCGCTATGGATCGAACAATTGCCAGAGCACTAGAAACAAAGAAAATCGCAGAGATTATGAAAATATTGCTTCAGCAAATCCTTCCAGGTGTAAATATGCAAAAAATATACGAACTTCCAGAAACGGCATCTGGAAGGGGGCTAGTGGATACTACGAGGGGGGCGCTGGGACACTGGCTAAAGATTCAAGATAAGAAAATCTCTTTCTATCAAATCATTACACCTTCTACATGGGATTTTTCAACGAGGGATGATCATGGTTTTAGAGGTACGGCTGAAGAAGCTTTAGTTGGTACACACATTCAGAATCCAGATAAACCTGCAGAAATTGGCAGAATCCTACGTTCCTTCGATCCCTGTATGTCCTGCGCAACCCATGTATATAGTCCAGGTAAACAAGTAAAAACGATAAAGGTATATTAA
- a CDS encoding macro domain-containing protein: MPLEMVRNDITKMKVDAIVNAANPALQMGGGVCGAIFRAAGERELQEACNKIGGCKTGEAVITPGFMLEAKWIIHTPGPIWQGGTHHEAALLKASYQNSLELAKQKQCESIAFPLISTGIYGFPKEEALHIAVTTISSFLLQHDMHVYLVVFDKNSFGLSQKLFSSIHQYIDEHYVEEIETTFQRNRMEEPYIVDTYLEAEMDVQEIQVEEDASLDILLNQLDESFSNQLLRKIDEKGMTDVEVYKRANMDRRLFSKIRNGANSPKKKTVLALAIALQLDVEETSALLEAAGYALSHSQKFDVIIEFFIKQKNYHIHEINEALFAFDQPLLGS; the protein is encoded by the coding sequence ATGCCATTAGAAATGGTCCGGAATGATATTACGAAGATGAAGGTAGATGCGATTGTGAATGCGGCGAATCCTGCCCTACAAATGGGCGGAGGTGTTTGCGGGGCAATTTTCCGTGCAGCAGGAGAGAGAGAACTACAGGAGGCATGCAACAAAATTGGAGGCTGTAAGACAGGGGAAGCGGTCATTACTCCTGGATTTATGCTTGAGGCCAAATGGATTATTCATACGCCAGGCCCTATTTGGCAGGGCGGTACCCATCACGAAGCGGCCCTGCTAAAAGCCTCGTATCAGAATTCTTTAGAACTTGCGAAGCAGAAGCAATGCGAATCGATTGCGTTTCCATTGATTTCAACCGGTATTTACGGTTTTCCAAAGGAGGAAGCGTTACACATTGCCGTCACTACTATCAGCTCCTTTTTGCTTCAGCATGACATGCATGTCTATTTAGTTGTTTTTGACAAAAACTCATTCGGTTTAAGCCAAAAGTTATTTTCTTCCATACATCAATATATCGATGAGCATTATGTGGAGGAAATCGAAACCACGTTTCAGCGCAATCGAATGGAAGAACCGTACATAGTGGATACTTATCTTGAAGCGGAAATGGACGTGCAGGAAATCCAAGTAGAAGAGGACGCATCATTAGATATCCTGCTTAATCAGCTTGACGAATCTTTTTCCAATCAACTGCTCCGAAAAATTGATGAAAAAGGCATGACAGACGTCGAAGTGTATAAAAGAGCCAATATGGATCGTCGATTATTTTCGAAAATCCGGAATGGAGCCAATTCTCCGAAGAAGAAGACCGTTCTGGCGTTAGCGATTGCTTTACAATTAGATGTAGAGGAAACCAGTGCATTATTAGAAGCCGCTGGCTATGCCCTGTCACATAGCCAAAAATTTGATGTCATTATTGAATTTTTTATCAAACAAAAGAACTATCATATTCATGAAATCAATGAAGCTCTTTTTGCTTTTGATCAACCGCTGCTTGGTTCCTAA
- a CDS encoding vWA domain-containing protein, translated as MKRNRTELVFILDKSGSMAGLEDDTIGGFNAMLKKQQKAKGDAFVTTVLFDHHYELLHDRVNVKKVSPLTEKDYEAGGTTALLDALGFSIQKMIHIQKKSSPPERADKVLFVITTDGMENASREYTADKIKQMVQHQQQEYGWDFMFLGANIDAISTAEKYGIREEFAVNYHADEAGTLLNYEAVSDAVSTLRSGKKIDRNWKGQIEKDYKKRSMR; from the coding sequence ATGAAAAGAAATCGAACAGAGCTCGTGTTTATTTTAGATAAAAGTGGTTCAATGGCCGGACTGGAAGATGATACCATCGGCGGCTTTAATGCGATGTTAAAAAAACAACAAAAAGCTAAAGGCGATGCTTTTGTCACAACAGTGTTATTTGATCATCATTATGAACTATTACATGACCGCGTGAATGTCAAAAAGGTTTCCCCGCTTACCGAAAAGGATTATGAAGCAGGGGGGACAACGGCTTTACTCGATGCCCTTGGGTTTTCGATCCAAAAAATGATCCATATACAGAAGAAGTCGAGTCCGCCTGAACGGGCAGACAAGGTCCTCTTTGTCATTACAACTGATGGAATGGAAAATGCCAGCCGGGAGTATACAGCAGATAAAATCAAACAAATGGTTCAGCACCAACAACAGGAGTATGGCTGGGATTTTATGTTCCTTGGCGCCAATATCGACGCCATCTCAACCGCGGAAAAATATGGAATTCGAGAAGAGTTTGCCGTGAATTATCATGCAGACGAGGCAGGAACTCTGCTAAACTACGAAGCGGTCAGTGATGCCGTCAGTACCCTTCGAAGTGGGAAAAAGATTGATCGAAATTGGAAGGGTCAAATCGAGAAGGACTATAAGAAACGGTCAATGCGGTAA
- a CDS encoding cytochrome b5 domain-containing protein yields the protein MQNIEMIRMQIHFLVTQARQDLYTLSTLNDASMKPLILQRLWDALSTIHFLSEWLANQAKTSYPFSPSLPAIPVPSGNLHQGQIPPITPLPIPPISPSNQRTFTMEELAAFTGKNGRSAYVAVNGVVYDVTNNRTWAAATHFGLVAGKDYTQEFASCHAGQQSILATLPVVGRLV from the coding sequence ATGCAAAACATCGAAATGATTAGAATGCAAATCCATTTTCTTGTGACACAAGCGCGTCAGGATCTCTATACGTTATCTACCTTGAATGACGCTTCTATGAAACCGCTGATTCTTCAGCGATTATGGGATGCATTATCAACAATCCATTTTCTTAGTGAGTGGCTGGCAAATCAAGCGAAGACTAGTTACCCTTTTTCACCTTCACTTCCAGCAATTCCAGTTCCTTCAGGGAATTTACATCAAGGACAGATTCCTCCCATTACTCCTTTACCCATTCCACCTATATCACCATCGAATCAACGAACCTTTACAATGGAAGAATTAGCTGCATTTACTGGGAAAAATGGCAGGTCTGCCTATGTTGCGGTTAATGGTGTTGTCTATGATGTAACGAACAACCGGACATGGGCAGCTGCTACCCACTTTGGCTTAGTGGCAGGCAAAGATTATACGCAGGAATTTGCTTCATGTCATGCTGGGCAACAATCCATCTTGGCTACACTACCGGTTGTAGGGAGGTTAGTTTAA
- a CDS encoding hydrogenase maturation protease has translation MENIIVLGIGNQLMMDDGIGIYLIEQLSKQNRTPNVTFLIGESDIDYCLDQITHATFVIIVDTVCSGNKPGELTVYPLAGLHEYVTLDISAHNFHLFQSLYQQKEAIKGFLIGVEPHQIKYLIGLSETIRKEWQRILQEVSETIERLIGMN, from the coding sequence ATGGAAAATATCATCGTTTTAGGTATTGGCAACCAATTAATGATGGATGATGGAATCGGAATTTATCTCATTGAGCAGCTATCCAAGCAGAATCGTACGCCAAATGTAACTTTTTTGATTGGAGAATCAGACATTGATTACTGCTTGGACCAAATCACGCATGCTACATTTGTCATCATTGTAGATACGGTCTGTTCAGGAAACAAACCAGGAGAGCTTACTGTTTATCCCCTTGCTGGTTTGCATGAATATGTCACTTTAGATATCTCTGCACATAACTTCCACTTATTTCAATCGTTGTATCAACAGAAGGAAGCCATAAAGGGTTTTCTCATAGGGGTAGAGCCTCATCAGATAAAATACCTGATTGGATTAAGTGAAACGATAAGAAAAGAATGGCAGAGGATTCTTCAAGAGGTCTCAGAGACAATTGAGAGATTGATTGGAATGAATTGA
- a CDS encoding hydrogenase small subunit yields MEGPILPPESLTNEAIAGRLTHTALENLQKGLIQKQNLIYLELNGCSGNIISLLNGQKPDFEYTLQSMVDLKYSNSLMAAEGEQAIEKLIKAMDEEYILAVEGAVALKNNGLYNIIGSWEGKPLTGLQAAKMLGEKASHILAVGSCATHGGVSAAKPNPSQSVGLQQVLPDKNMIKLPGCPVHPDWFLGTLAHFLLYGEPETDNLGRPLLFYSTLIHDRCPRRPFFDRGIFAEKLGDKTCLFKLGCRGPVTRVDCPTKQWNGHVNWPIGDDTPCIGCAQFGFPDAMAPFISYDTTRVVKNEEENRH; encoded by the coding sequence ATGGAAGGACCTATTTTGCCACCAGAGTCTTTAACAAATGAAGCCATTGCAGGAAGGTTAACACATACGGCATTGGAGAACCTCCAAAAGGGGTTGATCCAAAAACAAAACCTCATTTACTTGGAATTAAACGGTTGTTCCGGTAATATCATTTCCTTGTTAAACGGGCAGAAGCCGGACTTTGAGTACACGTTACAATCGATGGTTGACCTGAAATATTCGAATAGTTTAATGGCTGCTGAAGGAGAGCAGGCTATCGAGAAACTAATCAAGGCGATGGATGAGGAGTATATTTTAGCCGTAGAAGGAGCGGTAGCACTTAAAAACAATGGTTTATATAACATTATCGGCAGCTGGGAAGGAAAGCCTCTAACTGGTCTTCAAGCAGCTAAGATGCTCGGGGAAAAGGCTTCACATATTTTAGCGGTGGGGTCATGTGCCACACATGGAGGGGTGTCTGCGGCTAAACCCAATCCATCCCAATCGGTGGGGCTGCAACAGGTCCTGCCTGATAAAAATATGATTAAGCTTCCTGGGTGTCCTGTTCACCCGGACTGGTTTTTAGGGACATTAGCGCATTTTTTACTTTATGGAGAGCCGGAAACAGATAACTTAGGCCGGCCTTTACTGTTTTATAGCACACTGATCCATGACCGATGTCCAAGAAGACCGTTTTTTGACCGAGGGATTTTTGCTGAAAAATTAGGAGATAAAACCTGTTTATTTAAGCTAGGCTGCCGTGGTCCTGTGACGAGGGTGGATTGTCCAACAAAGCAGTGGAACGGTCATGTGAATTGGCCGATAGGAGATGATACGCCATGCATTGGCTGTGCTCAGTTTGGTTTTCCAGATGCTATGGCGCCGTTCATCAGCTATGACACGACAAGGGTGGTGAAGAATGAGGAAGAGAATCGTCATTAA